A portion of the Rhodococcus pseudokoreensis genome contains these proteins:
- a CDS encoding protein tyrosine phosphatase has protein sequence MHVLFVCTGNVCRSPTAERLAVAYAEELGITDLTAESAGTRAAVGRPMEPTAAQVLEGLGGNPTEFTARMLTADLAVDADLVLTMTERQREKVLALAPEQLKKTFTLKEAARLAEAADAKSVADLAAARPRHKADDTPEDVPDPMGQDEDTFLTIGSEIADLLGVISRSIRL, from the coding sequence ATGCATGTTCTCTTCGTCTGCACCGGAAACGTCTGTCGCTCCCCAACGGCCGAGCGCCTCGCAGTGGCATACGCCGAGGAGCTCGGGATCACCGATCTGACCGCCGAAAGCGCAGGTACACGCGCTGCGGTCGGACGCCCGATGGAACCGACGGCCGCGCAAGTCCTCGAAGGGCTCGGTGGCAACCCCACCGAGTTCACCGCGCGGATGCTCACCGCGGATCTCGCGGTGGATGCCGACCTGGTGCTGACGATGACCGAGCGCCAGCGCGAGAAGGTGCTGGCGCTGGCTCCCGAGCAGTTGAAGAAGACGTTCACGCTGAAGGAGGCCGCTCGTCTCGCCGAGGCGGCGGATGCGAAGTCGGTGGCCGACCTGGCTGCGGCGCGTCCCAGACACAAGGCCGACGACACCCCCGAAGACGTGCCGGACCCGATGGGACAGGACGAGGACACGTTCCTGACCATCGGGTCCGAGATCGCCGATCTACTGGGTGTGATCTCGCGGAGCATCCGTCTCTGA